The sequence GAGTTATTGTTCGTAAAAAAACATGGTTCATTTGCCGATTTTGGTTTGCAAAAACCAGGATTTTAAGTTAGTATTATATAATAGTGAAGAAATTATTTAGTTAATATTAAAAACATAATTATTAACAAGGAGGAAAGCAATGCGTAAGTTATTATCAGTATTAACATCGTTTACAATCGGAACAACATCAATTACATCAGTTGTGGCTTGTGGAGCCGACAATGGGAAAACAGTCCCAATGTTTATTTATAATGGGACAAATGAATTTACTCATAATCCATCTCCCGATGAAAAACGGGGAATTCAAAACGCCTTTGGGTCAGGAAAAGATGCTGATGATAAAGCCTATGAAACAATGTTAAATAATGGGTCATTCTTACCATCAGGGCTATTACAATTAGTATTACCATTAATGTATGGAATCAATTTATCAAAAGATAATTGAACAAGTCAAAAAGGAGCCCATTGGACCGAAGAACAATTAAATAGTAGTTTATCACAACGTAAAGATGATTTAATTGCTAACGCAGGAACTGATGAGCAAAAAGAATTATGAACAAATTTCTTTAATAATTATTCAACAACTGATGATTCATATTTTACTCAAATTGGAATTGTGGCAAATGATAATCCAAATATTGTTAATGATGATAAAAGTGTTACACAAACAACTCCTAACTTTACGAGATCAGGGGAAAAAGAATGAGTTAAACCACCAAAAGAAGGGGATAAATTTGTTCAAACACCTAATTCATTAAGAGTTTTAGCACCAGTTGCTAAGGCAATTGATTGATTAAATGATAGTGCTGATTATAACAAGGGAAAAGACCAGGTTGATAAATCAACAAAATATCAATCAACACGTTATGCTTTTATTCAAATGAAAGATGTTAAAGTAACCTTTGAATTTACAAACAAGGATAAAATTTATACTTTTAGTGCTGTTGCCCATAATTTAACTGGGGTAGCTAACTACATTGTTTATAAAAATCCAAATAATGCTAAAGAATATGCCCATCAATGATTCTTTATTGGTTATAGTTTCTATGATTTAGCAACTCGTCAAGATGATGATTACCATAAGTTTAATGTTACTATTCCAGGTTTACAACTTGGAACAGAAGTAGCGTTAGGATATGTCTTAAAAGGTGATGATAAAGGGATTGTTGATGATGAAACCGAAAAAACAATTAAAGACCAAGGAACATTACCACTAGTTACAAAAGAATATAGTTTCCCAGAATTTAGTTGAGAAATTGATCCAACATCAATTAAAGCATTTAAATAAAAATGGATATTAAATTGTTAGTTATTGGTAATTTAGATAAACCATTTTTACAAACGGGATGTCAACTTTATCTTGAACGCATTAAAATGTATAGCAAAATAGATGTGATTGAAATAAAAGAATTAGTAAACCAACCAATTAATGTTTTAAAGCAAAATCAAACGAAATTAATGATTGAGAAATTGGCGAAAAGTTATCCCGACTACTATAAAGTTTTATTAGATATTAATGGTCAACAAATTGCTAGTGAACAATTAAGTGCAATGATTAGCGAGATTCAAACTTATCGCCAGGGAAAATTACTTTTTATAATTGGTCCTAGTCATGGTTTTAGCGAAGAAATTCGTAGTAAGGTTAATAAAATTATTAGCTTTGGGGCAATTACTTTGCCACATCAATTATGTCGTTTGATTTTACTAGAACAAGTTTATCGGGCGTTTACAATTATTAATAATGAAAAATATCATAAATAAAAATAAAGAGTTACTACCCTTTATTTTTTTGTTTTTTTGGTTTATTTCCTTGTGATTTGGCCATTAATTCGCGTTTTCGTTGGCGTGCCAACTCGCTTAATCCGCTGGTACTTTTTTCTAATAATAGTTGCCGGTAAATTCGGTTATTTTTCTTTTTAGCTAATTTTAAAATTTTAACGCGATCAGCAACACTAAGATTATTAATATCAAGATATTCGGGGTCTTTATTTTTGTATGATTTTTTGCGTAGTTCTTCATTTTTTTTCTGGGCATTAAGCAAAATTTTATACATCGGGTTACTTTCATCAATTGTTTTTTTGGCTTCGCGAACAACTTTTTTCCGGGTTTTTTTATTAACTTCATGGCTTCGTGAGGTTCGTTTTGCTAAATTTTCTAACTGCATTTTCACCATTTCTTGCCGAAAATTGAGATATTTTTCTGTTAGATTTTCGGCATAGTTATCTGGCTTTGCTTTTTTAGTTGTTTTTTGGTTTGTACTTTGCTTTGCCATTTTATCCCCCTCAAAAATTGATTTTATTCGTTTTTCTAGTTAAAAATATTATATCGCTTGTTGAAAAAATAATAAATATTTTATTAAAAATGCTTGCAATTATTATTAACATTCACTAAAATTAAATAGCATGTATATTTTGTGCAAACATATTTTGTGGCCTATCATTGATACACTGATAGGCGTTGTCAATGTTTACGCAAAAAAACCAAATAAATTAGGAGGGAAAATTATGGCTCAAACTAAAATGCGCATTAAATTGAAAGGTTATGACCACCGTGTTGTTGACCAATCAATTCAAAAAATTATTGAAGCTGCGAAAGCCGCTGGAGTTGAAGTAAAAGGACCGATTCCTTTACCAACTGATCGTGAAATTATTACTATTTTACGTGCGACTCACAAATACAAAGATTCACGCGAACAATTTGAAAAGAGAACACATAAAAGAATAATTGATATTATCAATCCAGATGGACCAAAAGTAATT is a genomic window of Spiroplasma syrphidicola EA-1 containing:
- a CDS encoding 23S rRNA (pseudouridine(1915)-N(3))-methyltransferase RlmH, which codes for MDIKLLVIGNLDKPFLQTGCQLYLERIKMYSKIDVIEIKELVNQPINVLKQNQTKLMIEKLAKSYPDYYKVLLDINGQQIASEQLSAMISEIQTYRQGKLLFIIGPSHGFSEEIRSKVNKIISFGAITLPHQLCRLILLEQVYRAFTIINNEKYHK
- the rpsJ gene encoding 30S ribosomal protein S10; this encodes MAQTKMRIKLKGYDHRVVDQSIQKIIEAAKAAGVEVKGPIPLPTDREIITILRATHKYKDSREQFEKRTHKRIIDIINPDGPKVIDTLKRVQLPSSVEIEMK